From a single Brassica rapa cultivar Chiifu-401-42 chromosome A01, CAAS_Brap_v3.01, whole genome shotgun sequence genomic region:
- the LOC117128395 gene encoding LOW QUALITY PROTEIN: putative F-box/kelch-repeat protein At3g24610 (The sequence of the model RefSeq protein was modified relative to this genomic sequence to represent the inferred CDS: inserted 1 base in 1 codon; substituted 1 base at 1 genomic stop codon) yields MKNRKRTSDVWFLDCLSHTWHGVPSMKMARASASVSLVDGKIHVFGGVEDCPNSADSKEVFDPNTQTWESWLPYYVETKTYALDIQQSVVLDDNGQSFYIVPSDSISLGETDSKQPGHRKDWCVIGKELYCRGTRGRILWCDPRNLEWKRVKGWEELDYLFWCWVHRWGKPARPVEFDIGKLCSNSXGNIVIFXNKQLDDIEGNVELWCAEIYVERRKGGEVWGKCEWSDAVVKLYPDFSHAYTVEVLYACFCLCLKFISLSSLSQWNDFVYKL; encoded by the exons ATGAAAAACCGCAAACGCACTTCGGATGTCTGGTTCCTTGACTGTTTGTCTCACACATGGCACGGCGTCCCGTCCATGAAGATGGCTCGTGCTTCAGCATCGGTAAGTCTTGTAGACGGGAAGATACACGTGTTTGGAGGGGTGGAGGATTGCCCAAACTCGGCAGACTCAAAAGAGGTGTTCGATCCAAACACTCAAACTTGGGAGTCATGGCTTCCGTATTATGTTGAGACTAAAACATATGCTCTGGATATCCAACAAAGTGTGGTGCTAGATGATAATGGTCAAAGCTTCTACATCGTGCCAAGTGATAGCATATCCCTTGGAGAAACAGATTCTAAGCAGCCAGGACACCGAAAAGATTGGTGTGTCATTGGGAAAGAGTTATACTGTCGTGGTACTCGCGGGAGAATATTGTGGTGTGATCCACGGAATTTGGAATGGAAGAGAGTGAAGGGTTGGGAAGAGCTTGATTATCTTTTCTGGTGTTGGGTACACCGGTGGGGTAAGCCTGCCAGGCCTGTTGAGTTTGATATCGGCAAACTTTGTAGCAACT GCGGGAACATTGTCATATTCTGAAACAAGCAGCTTGACGATATTGAGGGGAATGTGGAGCTTTGGTGTGCTGAGATTTATGTGGAGAGACGCAAGGGAGGAGAGGTTTGGGGGAAGTGTGAGTGGTCTGATGCTGTCGTCAAACTTTATCCTGATTTCTCACACGCATATACCGTTGAGGTCTTATATGCCTGCTTCTGTCTATGTCTGAAATTCATATCTTTATCATCTCTTTCTCAATGGAatgattttgtatataaattgtag
- the LOC103859363 gene encoding uncharacterized protein LOC103859363 isoform X2, with the protein MKKHLTVLKEGEAVSINTFQLKDYLGEFRTNPYPYKITFFRTTKVKAADDFLEYYPEKYFSNFEEILSGKLDKNILVDVIGQIVNIGPMEQIKTKGKDNSKLDNILRDTIYISACEATWRTLAFPTHYRTTSVEKLSFHLPRQQLVVYNEDDPVEEVLTRISVGKSKFVAWMEANKIYPESKNLTYADFPSYFVWHLKPECGNQGGGVLQSEGSLMCHHL; encoded by the exons ATGAAGAAACACCTAACTGTTCTGAAAGAAGGTGAAGCTGTGAGCATCAATACTTTCCAGTTGAAGGACTATCTTGGAGAATTTAGGACCAATCCTTATCCTTATAAGATTACATTCTTCAGAACAACTAAGGTCAAAGCAGCTGATGATTTTCTCGAGTATTATccagaaaaatatttttcaaactttGAAGAGATATTATCCGGAAAGCTAGACAAAAACATTTTGGTCG aTGTGATTGGTCAAATTGTGAATATTGGACCAATGGAGCAGATAAAAACAAAGGGGAAGGATAACTCAAAGCTTGACAATATTCTACGAGATACAAT atacatatcagcatgtgaAGCTACTTGGAGAACTCTTGCTTTTCCTACTCATTATCGGACTACATCAGTAGAAAAACTATCATTCCATCTCCCACGTCAACAACTGGTTGTTTACAATGAAGATGACCCCGTTGAAGAAGTACTAACCCGAATTTCTGTCGGGAAGTCCAAGTTTGTAGCCTGGATGGAGGCCAATAAGATATATCCAGAATCAAAAAATCTCACTTATGCAGACTTCCCATCGTACTTTGTCTGGCATCTAAAACCAGAATGTGGAAACCAAGGCGGAGGGGTTTTGCAATCGGAAGGATCACTTATGTGCCACCATCTTTAG
- the LOC103859394 gene encoding CRIB domain-containing protein RIC11, with protein MAMKMKGIYKSFKMVSQLFVVKERDMEIGHPTEVKHVNHVGWEVSSGSAPAWLSEFKAEAEPLSPIPSSFCHASNSKSLLTTSSSTDFDQRSSQPFISDRPRDVPPIPVGLSKIQSKSKNRRKYSSSTSSPNPSYHLQNLQDQRVSKYSFKSMTCRSDSNA; from the exons ATGGCAATGAAGATGAAGGGCATCTACAAAAGCTTCAAAATGGTCTCTCAATTATTtg TTGTGAAAGAACGAGACATGGAAATTGGGCACCCAACAGAAGTAAAACATGTGAACCATGTTGGCTGGGAGGTATCCTCTGGCAGTGCACCTGCTTGG TTAAGTGAGTTTAAGGCAGAAGCGGAGCCTTTGTCTCCGATACCATCATCTTTTTGTCATGCAAGCAATTCGAAGTCTTTATTGACCACTTCTTCATCCACTg ATTTTGATCAGAGATCAAGCCAACCATTTATATCAGATAGGCCAAGGGATGTGCCTCCCATTCCAGTAGGTCTATCCAAGATTCAAAGTAAGAGCAAGAATAGGAGAAAGTATTCATCTTCAACATCATCACCAAATCCAAGTTACCATCTCCAAAATCTTCAAGATCAACGGGTATCTAAATATTCGTTCAAATCAATGACATGTCGGTCAGACTCTAATGCTTAA
- the LOC103859363 gene encoding uncharacterized protein LOC103859363 isoform X1 produces the protein MSIISKKNNSFVLVKNMDSDDETQKIKVKVLVLWKAYKSSGNMVLIDEEGSKIHAQVEEDLMKKHLTVLKEGEAVSINTFQLKDYLGEFRTNPYPYKITFFRTTKVKAADDFLEYYPEKYFSNFEEILSGKLDKNILVDVIGQIVNIGPMEQIKTKGKDNSKLDNILRDTIYISACEATWRTLAFPTHYRTTSVEKLSFHLPRQQLVVYNEDDPVEEVLTRISVGKSKFVAWMEANKIYPESKNLTYADFPSYFVWHLKPECGNQGGGVLQSEGSLMCHHL, from the exons ATGTCGATTATATCTAAGAAAAATAATTCCTTTGTTCTTGTGAAAAACATGGATTCCGATGATGAAACACAAAAAATCAAAGTGAAGGTGCTGGTACTCTGGAAGGCCTACAAAAGTTCTGGAAACATGGTGTTGATTGATGAAGAG gGATCAAAGATTCATGCTCAAGTTGAAGAAGACTTGATGAAGAAACACCTAACTGTTCTGAAAGAAGGTGAAGCTGTGAGCATCAATACTTTCCAGTTGAAGGACTATCTTGGAGAATTTAGGACCAATCCTTATCCTTATAAGATTACATTCTTCAGAACAACTAAGGTCAAAGCAGCTGATGATTTTCTCGAGTATTATccagaaaaatatttttcaaactttGAAGAGATATTATCCGGAAAGCTAGACAAAAACATTTTGGTCG aTGTGATTGGTCAAATTGTGAATATTGGACCAATGGAGCAGATAAAAACAAAGGGGAAGGATAACTCAAAGCTTGACAATATTCTACGAGATACAAT atacatatcagcatgtgaAGCTACTTGGAGAACTCTTGCTTTTCCTACTCATTATCGGACTACATCAGTAGAAAAACTATCATTCCATCTCCCACGTCAACAACTGGTTGTTTACAATGAAGATGACCCCGTTGAAGAAGTACTAACCCGAATTTCTGTCGGGAAGTCCAAGTTTGTAGCCTGGATGGAGGCCAATAAGATATATCCAGAATCAAAAAATCTCACTTATGCAGACTTCCCATCGTACTTTGTCTGGCATCTAAAACCAGAATGTGGAAACCAAGGCGGAGGGGTTTTGCAATCGGAAGGATCACTTATGTGCCACCATCTTTAG